A region of Vigna radiata var. radiata cultivar VC1973A chromosome 6, Vradiata_ver6, whole genome shotgun sequence DNA encodes the following proteins:
- the LOC106763861 gene encoding thermospermine synthase ACAULIS5, producing the protein MGEAPVFYINGFSKFEHEIQQQNHVNDQNHDSSWYEEIIDEDLKWSFKLNSVLHKAISKYQDITLLDTKRFGKALVLDGKMQSAETDEFIYHECLIHPSLLCHPNPKTVFIMGGGEGSAAREALKHKSIDRVVMCDIDKDVVDFCKKYLIANREAFSNKKLYLVINDAKAELVKRKERFDIIVGDLADPLEDGPCYQLYTKSFYENILKPKLNDNGIFVTQAGPAGIFTHKEVFTSIYNTIKQVFKYVIAYTTHVPSFADTWGWVMASDQPLSICAEEMDRRIAERIDGELLYLNGAWFHSSTTMNKTVYQSLQNESHVYTEENARFIPGHGVAFRL; encoded by the exons ATGGGTGAAGCTCCAGTGTTCTACATTAATGGGTTCTCAAAGTTTGAACACGAAATCCAACAACAGAACCATGTGAACGACCAGAACCATGATTCCTCTTGGTACGAGGAAATCATCGATGAAGATCTCAAATGGTCTTTTAAACTCAACAG tGTGCTTCATAAAGCGATTAGTAAATACCAGGATATAACACTCTTAGACACCAAGCGTTTTGGCAAG GCTTTGGTTCTTGATGGGAAGATGCAAAGTGCAGAAACAGACGAGTTTATCTATCACGAATGCTTGATTCACCCTTCTCTTTTGTGTCACCCTAA TCCGAAGACTGTGTTTATAATGGGAGGAGGTGAGGGTTCTGCAGCAAGAGAAGCCCTTAAGCACAAGTCAATCGACAGAGTCGTTATGTGCGATATCGATAAG GATGTGGTAGATTTCTGCAAAAAATACTTGATTGCAAATAGGGAAGCATTTTCTAATAAGAAGCTGTACCTTGTGATCAATGATGCGAA GGCTGAATTGGTGAAGAGAAAGGAGAGATTTGATATCATTGTTGGAGATTTAGCAGACCCACTTGAAGATGGACCATGTTACCAACTCTACACCAAATCCTTCTATGAGAACATACTCAAACCAAAGTTAAATGATAATGGCATTTTTGTCACCCAG GCTGGACCAGCAGGTATCTTCACACACAAAGAGGTTTTCACTtctatatataacacaatcAAACAGGTCTTCAAAT ATGTCATTGCATACACAACTCATGTACCATCATTTGCTGACACATGGGGATGGGTCATG GCTTCGGATCAACCACTATCAATTTGTGCTGAAGAAATGGACAGAAGAATTGCAGAAAGAATAGATGGAGAACTTCTCTATCTAAATGGTGCTTGGTTCCATTCATCCACGACAATGAACAAAACTGTTTACCAATC TCTGCAGAATGAAAGTCATGTGTACACAGAAGAAAATGCTAGATTTATTCCAGGGCATGGAGTGGCTTTTCGTCTCTAA